A genomic region of bacterium contains the following coding sequences:
- the murG gene encoding undecaprenyldiphospho-muramoylpentapeptide beta-N-acetylglucosaminyltransferase has protein sequence MNVVLAGGGSGGHVYPALALAGALRRRDPGARVLFIGSNAGMEAALVPAEDLPFAGLAVRPPRSRSAARSAVALATGAWSLLQAASIVARFKPDVVVATGGIAAAPPVLAAWVMRVPVVLLEGNAALGRVNAVLARFARAVAVASAEAASRVPGRRAFVTGLPVRPEIWSTPRDEGIRVFGLDPGRRTIVVVGGSQGAARLNAAVDEMARRLADRADLQILHQTGRGWARGDGGPENAPRGPASAARDERGIRHLRAAYFERIGLAYGCADLVISRCGATALAEITACGLPAILAPYRFAAGGHQAENALPLARAGAAVVLEDATLGGEALAREVRDILDTPGRRDAMAARSRALGHPDAADRVLDLLETCRGAAAVSKASHA, from the coding sequence GTGAACGTCGTGCTCGCCGGCGGCGGCAGCGGCGGCCACGTATACCCCGCACTCGCTCTGGCCGGCGCGCTGCGGCGCCGCGACCCCGGCGCCCGCGTGCTCTTCATCGGCAGTAATGCGGGGATGGAGGCGGCGTTGGTACCGGCCGAGGACCTGCCCTTTGCGGGCCTGGCCGTGCGGCCGCCTCGGAGCCGGTCCGCCGCGCGGTCCGCGGTGGCGCTCGCGACCGGAGCCTGGTCGCTTCTCCAGGCCGCCTCGATCGTCGCCCGATTCAAGCCGGATGTCGTGGTGGCGACCGGCGGCATCGCCGCTGCGCCCCCCGTGCTCGCCGCCTGGGTGATGCGGGTGCCGGTGGTGCTGCTGGAAGGCAACGCGGCCCTCGGCCGGGTCAACGCGGTCCTCGCCCGGTTCGCGCGGGCCGTGGCGGTCGCGTCGGCCGAAGCCGCGTCGCGGGTGCCGGGCCGGCGGGCGTTCGTGACGGGGCTGCCCGTGCGGCCGGAGATCTGGTCCACGCCCCGCGACGAGGGAATCCGTGTGTTCGGCCTCGATCCGGGGCGGCGGACGATCGTGGTGGTGGGCGGGAGTCAGGGCGCGGCGCGCCTCAACGCCGCGGTCGATGAGATGGCGCGGCGGCTCGCGGATCGGGCCGATCTGCAAATCCTGCATCAGACCGGACGCGGATGGGCCCGCGGGGATGGCGGGCCGGAGAATGCACCCCGCGGTCCGGCGAGCGCCGCGCGGGACGAGCGCGGCATCCGGCACCTCCGCGCGGCGTACTTCGAGCGGATCGGCCTCGCGTACGGGTGCGCCGACCTCGTCATCAGCCGGTGCGGGGCGACAGCGCTGGCCGAGATCACCGCGTGCGGGCTGCCGGCGATCCTCGCGCCCTACCGCTTTGCGGCCGGCGGCCATCAGGCCGAGAACGCGCTCCCGCTCGCCCGCGCCGGCGCGGCGGTGGTCCTGGAGGATGCGACGCTCGGCGGGGAGGCGCTGGCCCGGGAGGTCCGCGACATCCTCGACACGCCCGGCCGGCGGGACGCCATGGCCGCGCGGTCGCGCGCGCTCGGACATCCCGACGCGGCCGATCGGGTGCTCGACCTGCTCGAGACGTGCCGCGGGGCGGCGGCCGTCTCGAAGGCTTCGCACGCATGA
- the murC gene encoding UDP-N-acetylmuramate--L-alanine ligase yields the protein MTASPASGLTPGARVHLVGIGGTGMSAIAQVLLARGHAVSGSDLRESDATRRLRAAGATVHIGHAAAYLAGAEVVVVSRAVPEDNVEIRAATERGLPIVHRARLLAHLMEGRHAIAVAGTHGKTTTTAMIAAILERAGRDPTALVGGEVASLGGTARVGAGPDVVAEVDESDGSLLWIAPHVAVITPLDATDHLDYYGSEGRLMDTFRRFLEGLPASGFAVVCTDAAAGRALAAGAGRRTVTYGLAPGAAYTAQVLEAEGRRTVFEAHRGGAVIARIVLAIPGVYNALNALGALAVATELGVPPDVAAASLAAFDGVARRFSVRGDVDGILVVDDYAHNPTKVAALLAAARRGWPRSRIVAVFQPHRFSRTQTVGAQFAHAFDAADEVVVTEIYAADEPPIPGVDAGIIVRAASAHRLVRFVPELADAAALLAAEARPGDLILTIGAGDVWKVADDVVARLARRGGPGGVGAARHAEAGSG from the coding sequence ATGACCGCGTCGCCCGCGTCCGGGCTCACCCCCGGCGCGCGCGTCCATCTGGTCGGCATCGGGGGCACCGGTATGAGCGCGATCGCGCAGGTGCTGCTGGCGCGCGGCCACGCGGTGTCCGGCTCCGATCTGCGTGAGAGCGACGCCACCCGGCGGCTGCGCGCCGCCGGGGCGACCGTCCATATCGGGCATGCCGCCGCGTATCTGGCGGGCGCCGAGGTCGTTGTCGTGAGCCGCGCCGTGCCGGAGGACAACGTCGAGATCCGCGCGGCCACCGAGCGCGGCCTGCCGATCGTGCACCGGGCGCGCCTCTTGGCCCACCTTATGGAAGGCCGTCACGCGATCGCCGTGGCCGGCACGCACGGGAAGACGACGACGACCGCCATGATCGCGGCGATTCTCGAGCGGGCCGGCCGCGATCCGACGGCGCTGGTGGGGGGGGAGGTCGCGTCGCTCGGTGGAACGGCGCGCGTGGGCGCGGGCCCCGACGTGGTGGCGGAGGTGGACGAGAGCGACGGGTCGCTGCTCTGGATCGCCCCGCATGTCGCGGTCATCACCCCGCTCGACGCGACGGACCACCTCGACTACTACGGCTCCGAGGGGCGGCTCATGGACACCTTCCGCCGCTTTCTTGAGGGGCTTCCGGCCTCGGGGTTTGCCGTGGTGTGCACCGACGCGGCCGCCGGCCGGGCATTGGCCGCGGGCGCCGGACGGCGGACGGTGACGTACGGTCTCGCGCCGGGCGCCGCGTATACGGCCCAGGTGCTGGAAGCCGAAGGACGGCGCACGGTGTTCGAGGCCCACCGCGGCGGCGCCGTCATCGCACGAATCGTGCTGGCGATTCCGGGCGTGTATAACGCGCTGAACGCGCTCGGTGCGCTGGCGGTGGCGACCGAGCTCGGCGTGCCTCCGGACGTTGCCGCCGCGTCGCTCGCGGCCTTCGACGGGGTGGCGCGGCGGTTCAGCGTGCGCGGCGACGTCGACGGCATCCTCGTCGTGGACGACTACGCGCACAACCCGACCAAGGTCGCGGCCCTGCTGGCGGCCGCACGCCGGGGATGGCCGCGTTCGCGCATCGTCGCGGTGTTTCAACCGCACCGATTCAGCCGGACGCAGACCGTCGGCGCGCAGTTTGCCCACGCGTTCGACGCCGCGGACGAGGTCGTCGTGACCGAGATCTACGCGGCGGACGAACCGCCGATTCCCGGCGTCGACGCGGGGATCATCGTGCGGGCGGCGAGCGCTCACCGGCTCGTCCGGTTCGTCCCCGAGCTCGCCGACGCCGCGGCCCTGCTCGCGGCCGAAGCGCGGCCGGGAGACCTCATTCTGACGATCGGTGCCGGGGACGTCTGGAAGGTCGCCGACGATGTCGTCGCCCGCTTGGCCCGCCGCGGCGGCCCGGGCGGGGTGGGCGCGGCGCGGCATGCGGAGGCCGGGAGTGGCTAG